One region of Mus musculus strain C57BL/6J chromosome 3, GRCm38.p6 C57BL/6J genomic DNA includes:
- the Msto1 gene encoding protein misato homolog 1: MAGGAREVLTLQLGHFAGFVGAHWWNQQDAALGRMAEDEESPGELCPDVLYRTGRTLHGQETYTPRLILMDLKGSLNTLKEEGNLYRDRQLEAAVAWQGKLSTHRDDAQPKNPNLQGLLSAEGVRSSDGAWRAKLIQNIQNGKENSIKVWSDFLRVHLHPRSICVIHKYHHDGETGRLEAFGQGESVLKEPRYLEELEDRLHFYVEECDYLQGFQLLCDLHDGFSGVGAKTAELLQDEYAGRGVLTWGLLPGPYSLGEPQKNIYRLLNTAFGLVHLTGYSSFVCPLSLGGNLGLRPKPPVNFPSLHYDATLPFHCSAILATALDTVTVPYRLRSSMVTMAHLADVLSFSGKKVVTAEAIIPFPLVRGQSLPDILTQLGEATPWTSLSACGDSAGHRCFAQSVVLRGIDRASHTSKLNPGTPLPSALHACASGEEVLAQYLQQQHPRVLSSSHLLLTPCKVAPPYPHFFSSFSQKGLAMDSTPKGAAVQSIPVFGALRSTSSLHRTLGDLAEELSRLDLRRWASFMDAGVEQDDMEEMLHELHRLAQCYQEGDSLSN; encoded by the exons ATGGCGGGCGGGGCCCGCGAGGTGCTCACGCTGCAGTTGGGACATTTCGCGGGTTTCGTGGGGGCGCACTGGTGGAACCAGCAG GATGCTGCGCTGGGACGCATGGCCGAGGACGAAGAGTCGCCAGGCGAGCTGTGCCCCGACGTCTTGTACAGAACAGGCCGGACACTGCATGGCCAGGAAACCTATACGCCTCGACTCATCCTAATGGATCTGAAAG GTAGTCTGAACACTCTAAAAGAAGAAGGTAACCTCTACAGAGACCGACAGCTAGAGGCTGCAGTAGCGTG GCAGGGGAAGCTcagcacacacagagatgacGCCCAACCAAAGAACCCAAACCTCCAGGGCCTTCTGAGTGCAGAG GGAGTGCGGAGTAGTGACGGTGCCTGGAGGGCCAAActgattcagaatatccaaaatggcAAAG AGAACAGCATCAAAGTCTGGTCAGACTTCCTCAGAGTCCATCTCCATCCACGGAGCATCTGTGTGATCCACAAGTACCACCATGATGG GGAGACAGGCCGGCTGGAGGCTTTTGGCCAAGGGGAGAGTGTCCTGAAGGAGCCCAGGTACTTGGAAGAGCTGGAGGACAGACTACACTTCTATGTGGAGGAATGTGACTACTTGCAG GGCTTCCAGCTCCTGTGTGACCTGCACGATGGCTTCTCTGGAGTAGGTGCTAAAACTGCAGAGCTACTACAAGACGAGTATGCAGGGCGGGGAGTCCTAACCTGGGGCCTGCTCCCGGGCCCCTACAGTCTTGGG GAGCCTCAGAAAAACATCTATCGTCTCTTAAACACGGCATTTGGTCTGGTGCACCTGACTGGATACAGCTCCTTCGTCTGTCCCTTATCCCTTGGAGGGAACCTGGGCCTGCGACCCAAGCCGCCTGTCAACTTCCCTTCCCTACATTATGAT GCCACTCTGCCCTTCCACTGTAGCGCCATCCTGGCGACAGCGCTGGACACGGTGACTGTTCCCTATCGCCTGCGCTCCTCAATGGTTACCATGGCTCACTTGGCTGATGTGCTAAGTTTCTCTGGGAAAAAG GTGGTGACAGCAGAAGCAATCATCCCCTTCCCACTGGTTCGAGGCCAGTCCCTTCCTGACATCCTGACGCAGCTTGGAGAAGCCACCCCATGGACCTCCCTGTCGGCATGCGGGGATTCTGCTGGACATCGGTGCTTTGCCCAGTCTGTGGTGCTCAGAGGCATAGACAGAGCTAGCCACACCAG TAAGCTCAACCCAGGGACacctctgccctctgctctcCACGCATGCGCCTCTGGAGAAGAAGTCTTGGCCCAGTACTTACAGCAGCAGCATCCTAGAGTCTTGAG TTCGTCACATCTGCTGCTGACTCCCTGCAAAGTGGCTCCTCCATACCCACACTTCTTCTCAAGCTTCAGTCAGAAAGGGCTGGCCATGGACAGTACCCCCAAGGGCGCAG CAGTACAGAGCATCCCTGTGTTTGGGGCCTTGCGTTCAACTTCATCCTTGCACCGTACGCTGGGAGACTTGGCTGAAGAGCTCAGCAGACTTGACCTGCGGCGCTGGGCTAGCTTCATGGACGCTGGCGTGGAGCAGGATGACATGGAAGAGATGCTGCACGAGTTACACAGGTTGGCCCAGTGTTACCAGGAGGGTGACAGTCTCTCGAACTGA